A portion of the Ammospiza caudacuta isolate bAmmCau1 chromosome 25, bAmmCau1.pri, whole genome shotgun sequence genome contains these proteins:
- the INPP5B gene encoding type II inositol 1,4,5-trisphosphate 5-phosphatase isoform X3 yields MAITAEDVWLERVIPITDEFAVEEVVLDSDLHVIGSDVTVQIGSADDRLTVQLPFGSHTRTFLQELSRCSAEVVGSEGVKQNGKKAAGSQSCSHDSTDRSSPRQNKAKPEVRTEQVRASRVMASNKASILSEPKFGLRDTIVKSQLLQMQDSYTHIQNYRVFVGTYNVNGQSPTESLQPWLRCDAEPPDIYCVGFQELDLTKEAFFFNDTPKEEEWFKAVTDSLHPDAKYAKVKLVRLVGIMLLLYVKAELALNISEVEVETVGTGIMGRMGNKGGVAIRFKFHNTSVCIVNSHLAAHTEEYERRNQDFKDICSRMQFCQSDPNLPPLTIGKHDVILWLGDLNYRLEELDVAKVKQLVEEKAFPELCQYDQLKRQMKANAAFEGFTEGEISFQPTYKYDAGCDDWDTSEKCRVPAWCDRILWKGQNIAQLSYRSHMALKLSDHKPVSSVFDIGVKVVNEELYRKAFEEIVRSLDKLENANIPSVTLSRREIHFKDVKYMKLQVERFTIRNGQVPCQFEFISKPDEKTYCKEWLTANPCKGFLLSDAEITVELEVFVNKSTATRLNSGEEKLEDILVLHLVRGKDYFLSVTGNYLPSCFGSPIHTLCYMREPIQDMSAESIRRLTLMPVDMSDESVEDERPMDIPKELWMMVDHLNRNASQQEDLFQQPGLRSEFEQIRDCLDTGMYDTFLGSNHSVAEALLLFLESLPEPVICCRFYSSCLESASNYSQSCQIIADLPVFHRNVFEYLMAFLRELLKNSGKNHLDVNILASVFGGLLLRPPPGHPTPDIAEKRKAQQFIQQFLVREEDLP; encoded by the exons ATGGCCATCACAGCTGAGGACGTCTGGCTGGAGAGAGTGATCCCCATCACTGATGAGTTTGCCGTGGAAGAAG TTGTACTGGACAGTGACCTTCACGTCATTG GCTCGGACGTGACGGTGCAGATCGGCTCAGCGGACGATCGGCTCACAGTGCAGCTGCCCTTCGGCTCCCACACGCGCaccttcctgcaggagctcagcaggtGCAGCGCAG AAGTGGTTGGCTCTGAAGGTGTCaaacaaaatgggaaaaaagctGCAGGCAGTCAGAGCTGTAGCCACGACAGCACTGATAGAAGCTCTCCCAG GCAAAACAAAGCCAAGCCTGAAGTGAGAACGGAGCAGGTCCGGGCCTCGCGTGTCATGGCTTCGAACAAGGCCTCAATCTTATCAGAGCCAAAGTTTGGGCTCAGAGATACTATTGTTAAATCCCAGCTTTTACAAATGCAGGACTCCTACACACACATCCAGAACTACAG GGTTTTTGTGGGCACATACAACGTGAATGGGCAGTCACCCACGGAgagcctgcagccctggctgaggtGTGATGCTGAGCCTCCAGACATTTACTGTGTGGG TTTCCAGGAGCTTGATCTGACTAAAGAAGCCTTCTTTTTCAATGACACACCGAAGGAAGAAGAATGGTTTAAAGCTGTAACTGATAGTCTTCACCCAGATGCCAAATATGCAAAG GTGAAGCTTGTGAGGCTGGTGGGGATCATGCTCCTGCTGTATGTGAAGGCAGAACTGGCTCTGAACATCTCTGAGGTGGAAGTTGAGACTGTGGGGACTGGAATCATGGGGAGGATG GGTAACAAAGGTGGTGTTGCCATCAGGTTTAAATTCCACAACACCAGCGTGTGCATTGTGAACTCTCACCTGGCAGCTCACACGGAGGAATACGAGCGGAGGAACCAGGACTTCAAGGACATCTGCTCCAGGATGCAGTTCTGCCAGTCTGACCCAAACCTGCCCCCTCTCACTATTGGCAAGCACGA TGTCATCCTGTGGCTGGGGGACCTCAACTACCGTCTGGAGGAGCTGGATGTGGCAAAAGTGAAGCAGCTTGTAGAGGAGAAAGCATTTCCAGAGCTTTGCCAGTATGACCAG CTGAAGAGGCAAATGAAGGCAAATGCAGCCTTTGAAGGCTTCACAGAAGGAGAGATCTCTTTCCAGCCAACATACAAGTATGATGCTGGCTGTGATGACTGGGACACAAG TGAGAAGTGTCGTGTTCCAGCCTGGTGTGACCGGATCCTCTGGAAAGGGCAGAACATTGCCCAGCTGAGCTATCGCAGCCACATGGCTCTGAAGCTCAGTGACCACAAACCAGTGAGCTCTGTGTTTGACATTGGG GTGAAGGTTGTGAACGAGGAGCTGTACAGAAAAGCCTTTGAGGAAATCGTGCGCTCCCTGGACAAGCTGGAGAATGCCAACATCCCCTCGGTGACACTGTCCCGCAGAGAG ATCCATTTTAAGGATGTTAAATACATGAAGCTGCAGGTAGAGAGGTTCACAATCCGCAATGGCCAAGTGCCCTGCCAGTTTGAATTTATCAGCAAACCAGATGAGAAGACCTACTGCAAGGAGTGGCTGACTGCTAATCCCTGCAAGGGCTTCTTGCTCTCAg ATGCTGAGATCACAGTTGAGCTGGAGGTGTTTGTTAATAAATCAACAGCTACTCGCTTGAACTCTGGAGAGGAAAAACTTGAAGATATCTTGGTCTTGCATCTTGTCAGAGGGAAGGATTATTTTCTATCCGTAACAGGCAACTATTTGCCAAGTTGCTTTGGCTCTCCCATCCACACACTGTGTTACATGAGGGAACCAATCCAGGACATGTCAGCAGAATCCATTCGGAGACTT ACCCTGATGCCAGTAGACATGAGTGATGAATCTGTTGAGGATGAAAGGCCCATGGACATCCCAAAAGAGCTGTGGATGATGGTGGATCACTTGAACCGCAACGCTTCCCAGCAG GAGGACCTGTTTCAGCAGCCAGGCCTCAGATCTGAATTTGAGCAAATCCGAGACTGTTTGGACACGGGAATGTACGATACTTTCT TGGGCAGCAACCACTCAGTGGCAGaggccctgctgctgttcctggagaGCCTCCCTGAGCCTGTCATCTGCTGCAGGTTCtacagctcctgcctggagaGCGCCAGCAACtacagccagagctgccag aTTATCGCTGACCTGCCAGTGTTCCACAGAAATGTGTTTGAGTATCTGATGGCGTTTCTACGAGAGCTACTGAAGAACTCAGGGAAAAACCATTTGGATGTGAATATTCTTG CCAGCGTGTTCGGGGGGTTGTTACTGCGGCCTCCTCCCGGCCACCCCACGCCCGACATCGCCGAGAAGAGGAAAGCTCAGCAATTTATCCAACAATTCCTCGTCAGGGAAGAGGATTTGCCATGA
- the INPP5B gene encoding type II inositol 1,4,5-trisphosphate 5-phosphatase isoform X1, whose protein sequence is MDQSVAIQESLAAGATCRIAVQALLPSGDSVESRLLGLVECRGHHAIYVYTHRRMAITAEDVWLERVIPITDEFAVEEVVLDSDLHVIGSDVTVQIGSADDRLTVQLPFGSHTRTFLQELSRCSAEVVGSEGVKQNGKKAAGSQSCSHDSTDRSSPRQNKAKPEVRTEQVRASRVMASNKASILSEPKFGLRDTIVKSQLLQMQDSYTHIQNYRVFVGTYNVNGQSPTESLQPWLRCDAEPPDIYCVGFQELDLTKEAFFFNDTPKEEEWFKAVTDSLHPDAKYAKVKLVRLVGIMLLLYVKAELALNISEVEVETVGTGIMGRMGNKGGVAIRFKFHNTSVCIVNSHLAAHTEEYERRNQDFKDICSRMQFCQSDPNLPPLTIGKHDVILWLGDLNYRLEELDVAKVKQLVEEKAFPELCQYDQLKRQMKANAAFEGFTEGEISFQPTYKYDAGCDDWDTSEKCRVPAWCDRILWKGQNIAQLSYRSHMALKLSDHKPVSSVFDIGVKVVNEELYRKAFEEIVRSLDKLENANIPSVTLSRREIHFKDVKYMKLQVERFTIRNGQVPCQFEFISKPDEKTYCKEWLTANPCKGFLLSDAEITVELEVFVNKSTATRLNSGEEKLEDILVLHLVRGKDYFLSVTGNYLPSCFGSPIHTLCYMREPIQDMSAESIRRLTLMPVDMSDESVEDERPMDIPKELWMMVDHLNRNASQQEDLFQQPGLRSEFEQIRDCLDTGMYDTFLGSNHSVAEALLLFLESLPEPVICCRFYSSCLESASNYSQSCQIIADLPVFHRNVFEYLMAFLRELLKNSGKNHLDVNILASVFGGLLLRPPPGHPTPDIAEKRKAQQFIQQFLVREEDLP, encoded by the exons GCTGTGCAGGCGCTGCTGCCCTCGGGGGACAGCGTGGAGAGCCGGCTGCTGGGCCTGGTGGAGTGCCGCGGGCACCACGC gatcTATGTGTACACCCACCGGCGGATGGCCATCACAGCTGAGGACGTCTGGCTGGAGAGAGTGATCCCCATCACTGATGAGTTTGCCGTGGAAGAAG TTGTACTGGACAGTGACCTTCACGTCATTG GCTCGGACGTGACGGTGCAGATCGGCTCAGCGGACGATCGGCTCACAGTGCAGCTGCCCTTCGGCTCCCACACGCGCaccttcctgcaggagctcagcaggtGCAGCGCAG AAGTGGTTGGCTCTGAAGGTGTCaaacaaaatgggaaaaaagctGCAGGCAGTCAGAGCTGTAGCCACGACAGCACTGATAGAAGCTCTCCCAG GCAAAACAAAGCCAAGCCTGAAGTGAGAACGGAGCAGGTCCGGGCCTCGCGTGTCATGGCTTCGAACAAGGCCTCAATCTTATCAGAGCCAAAGTTTGGGCTCAGAGATACTATTGTTAAATCCCAGCTTTTACAAATGCAGGACTCCTACACACACATCCAGAACTACAG GGTTTTTGTGGGCACATACAACGTGAATGGGCAGTCACCCACGGAgagcctgcagccctggctgaggtGTGATGCTGAGCCTCCAGACATTTACTGTGTGGG TTTCCAGGAGCTTGATCTGACTAAAGAAGCCTTCTTTTTCAATGACACACCGAAGGAAGAAGAATGGTTTAAAGCTGTAACTGATAGTCTTCACCCAGATGCCAAATATGCAAAG GTGAAGCTTGTGAGGCTGGTGGGGATCATGCTCCTGCTGTATGTGAAGGCAGAACTGGCTCTGAACATCTCTGAGGTGGAAGTTGAGACTGTGGGGACTGGAATCATGGGGAGGATG GGTAACAAAGGTGGTGTTGCCATCAGGTTTAAATTCCACAACACCAGCGTGTGCATTGTGAACTCTCACCTGGCAGCTCACACGGAGGAATACGAGCGGAGGAACCAGGACTTCAAGGACATCTGCTCCAGGATGCAGTTCTGCCAGTCTGACCCAAACCTGCCCCCTCTCACTATTGGCAAGCACGA TGTCATCCTGTGGCTGGGGGACCTCAACTACCGTCTGGAGGAGCTGGATGTGGCAAAAGTGAAGCAGCTTGTAGAGGAGAAAGCATTTCCAGAGCTTTGCCAGTATGACCAG CTGAAGAGGCAAATGAAGGCAAATGCAGCCTTTGAAGGCTTCACAGAAGGAGAGATCTCTTTCCAGCCAACATACAAGTATGATGCTGGCTGTGATGACTGGGACACAAG TGAGAAGTGTCGTGTTCCAGCCTGGTGTGACCGGATCCTCTGGAAAGGGCAGAACATTGCCCAGCTGAGCTATCGCAGCCACATGGCTCTGAAGCTCAGTGACCACAAACCAGTGAGCTCTGTGTTTGACATTGGG GTGAAGGTTGTGAACGAGGAGCTGTACAGAAAAGCCTTTGAGGAAATCGTGCGCTCCCTGGACAAGCTGGAGAATGCCAACATCCCCTCGGTGACACTGTCCCGCAGAGAG ATCCATTTTAAGGATGTTAAATACATGAAGCTGCAGGTAGAGAGGTTCACAATCCGCAATGGCCAAGTGCCCTGCCAGTTTGAATTTATCAGCAAACCAGATGAGAAGACCTACTGCAAGGAGTGGCTGACTGCTAATCCCTGCAAGGGCTTCTTGCTCTCAg ATGCTGAGATCACAGTTGAGCTGGAGGTGTTTGTTAATAAATCAACAGCTACTCGCTTGAACTCTGGAGAGGAAAAACTTGAAGATATCTTGGTCTTGCATCTTGTCAGAGGGAAGGATTATTTTCTATCCGTAACAGGCAACTATTTGCCAAGTTGCTTTGGCTCTCCCATCCACACACTGTGTTACATGAGGGAACCAATCCAGGACATGTCAGCAGAATCCATTCGGAGACTT ACCCTGATGCCAGTAGACATGAGTGATGAATCTGTTGAGGATGAAAGGCCCATGGACATCCCAAAAGAGCTGTGGATGATGGTGGATCACTTGAACCGCAACGCTTCCCAGCAG GAGGACCTGTTTCAGCAGCCAGGCCTCAGATCTGAATTTGAGCAAATCCGAGACTGTTTGGACACGGGAATGTACGATACTTTCT TGGGCAGCAACCACTCAGTGGCAGaggccctgctgctgttcctggagaGCCTCCCTGAGCCTGTCATCTGCTGCAGGTTCtacagctcctgcctggagaGCGCCAGCAACtacagccagagctgccag aTTATCGCTGACCTGCCAGTGTTCCACAGAAATGTGTTTGAGTATCTGATGGCGTTTCTACGAGAGCTACTGAAGAACTCAGGGAAAAACCATTTGGATGTGAATATTCTTG CCAGCGTGTTCGGGGGGTTGTTACTGCGGCCTCCTCCCGGCCACCCCACGCCCGACATCGCCGAGAAGAGGAAAGCTCAGCAATTTATCCAACAATTCCTCGTCAGGGAAGAGGATTTGCCATGA
- the INPP5B gene encoding type II inositol 1,4,5-trisphosphate 5-phosphatase isoform X2, with amino-acid sequence MDQSVAIQESLAAGATCRIAVQALLPSGDSVESRLLGLVECRGHHAIYVYTHRRMAITAEDVWLERVIPITDEFAVEEVVLDSDLHVIGSDVTVQIGSADDRLTVQLPFGSHTRTFLQELSRCSAVVGSEGVKQNGKKAAGSQSCSHDSTDRSSPRQNKAKPEVRTEQVRASRVMASNKASILSEPKFGLRDTIVKSQLLQMQDSYTHIQNYRVFVGTYNVNGQSPTESLQPWLRCDAEPPDIYCVGFQELDLTKEAFFFNDTPKEEEWFKAVTDSLHPDAKYAKVKLVRLVGIMLLLYVKAELALNISEVEVETVGTGIMGRMGNKGGVAIRFKFHNTSVCIVNSHLAAHTEEYERRNQDFKDICSRMQFCQSDPNLPPLTIGKHDVILWLGDLNYRLEELDVAKVKQLVEEKAFPELCQYDQLKRQMKANAAFEGFTEGEISFQPTYKYDAGCDDWDTSEKCRVPAWCDRILWKGQNIAQLSYRSHMALKLSDHKPVSSVFDIGVKVVNEELYRKAFEEIVRSLDKLENANIPSVTLSRREIHFKDVKYMKLQVERFTIRNGQVPCQFEFISKPDEKTYCKEWLTANPCKGFLLSDAEITVELEVFVNKSTATRLNSGEEKLEDILVLHLVRGKDYFLSVTGNYLPSCFGSPIHTLCYMREPIQDMSAESIRRLTLMPVDMSDESVEDERPMDIPKELWMMVDHLNRNASQQEDLFQQPGLRSEFEQIRDCLDTGMYDTFLGSNHSVAEALLLFLESLPEPVICCRFYSSCLESASNYSQSCQIIADLPVFHRNVFEYLMAFLRELLKNSGKNHLDVNILASVFGGLLLRPPPGHPTPDIAEKRKAQQFIQQFLVREEDLP; translated from the exons GCTGTGCAGGCGCTGCTGCCCTCGGGGGACAGCGTGGAGAGCCGGCTGCTGGGCCTGGTGGAGTGCCGCGGGCACCACGC gatcTATGTGTACACCCACCGGCGGATGGCCATCACAGCTGAGGACGTCTGGCTGGAGAGAGTGATCCCCATCACTGATGAGTTTGCCGTGGAAGAAG TTGTACTGGACAGTGACCTTCACGTCATTG GCTCGGACGTGACGGTGCAGATCGGCTCAGCGGACGATCGGCTCACAGTGCAGCTGCCCTTCGGCTCCCACACGCGCaccttcctgcaggagctcagcaggtGCAGCGCAG TGGTTGGCTCTGAAGGTGTCaaacaaaatgggaaaaaagctGCAGGCAGTCAGAGCTGTAGCCACGACAGCACTGATAGAAGCTCTCCCAG GCAAAACAAAGCCAAGCCTGAAGTGAGAACGGAGCAGGTCCGGGCCTCGCGTGTCATGGCTTCGAACAAGGCCTCAATCTTATCAGAGCCAAAGTTTGGGCTCAGAGATACTATTGTTAAATCCCAGCTTTTACAAATGCAGGACTCCTACACACACATCCAGAACTACAG GGTTTTTGTGGGCACATACAACGTGAATGGGCAGTCACCCACGGAgagcctgcagccctggctgaggtGTGATGCTGAGCCTCCAGACATTTACTGTGTGGG TTTCCAGGAGCTTGATCTGACTAAAGAAGCCTTCTTTTTCAATGACACACCGAAGGAAGAAGAATGGTTTAAAGCTGTAACTGATAGTCTTCACCCAGATGCCAAATATGCAAAG GTGAAGCTTGTGAGGCTGGTGGGGATCATGCTCCTGCTGTATGTGAAGGCAGAACTGGCTCTGAACATCTCTGAGGTGGAAGTTGAGACTGTGGGGACTGGAATCATGGGGAGGATG GGTAACAAAGGTGGTGTTGCCATCAGGTTTAAATTCCACAACACCAGCGTGTGCATTGTGAACTCTCACCTGGCAGCTCACACGGAGGAATACGAGCGGAGGAACCAGGACTTCAAGGACATCTGCTCCAGGATGCAGTTCTGCCAGTCTGACCCAAACCTGCCCCCTCTCACTATTGGCAAGCACGA TGTCATCCTGTGGCTGGGGGACCTCAACTACCGTCTGGAGGAGCTGGATGTGGCAAAAGTGAAGCAGCTTGTAGAGGAGAAAGCATTTCCAGAGCTTTGCCAGTATGACCAG CTGAAGAGGCAAATGAAGGCAAATGCAGCCTTTGAAGGCTTCACAGAAGGAGAGATCTCTTTCCAGCCAACATACAAGTATGATGCTGGCTGTGATGACTGGGACACAAG TGAGAAGTGTCGTGTTCCAGCCTGGTGTGACCGGATCCTCTGGAAAGGGCAGAACATTGCCCAGCTGAGCTATCGCAGCCACATGGCTCTGAAGCTCAGTGACCACAAACCAGTGAGCTCTGTGTTTGACATTGGG GTGAAGGTTGTGAACGAGGAGCTGTACAGAAAAGCCTTTGAGGAAATCGTGCGCTCCCTGGACAAGCTGGAGAATGCCAACATCCCCTCGGTGACACTGTCCCGCAGAGAG ATCCATTTTAAGGATGTTAAATACATGAAGCTGCAGGTAGAGAGGTTCACAATCCGCAATGGCCAAGTGCCCTGCCAGTTTGAATTTATCAGCAAACCAGATGAGAAGACCTACTGCAAGGAGTGGCTGACTGCTAATCCCTGCAAGGGCTTCTTGCTCTCAg ATGCTGAGATCACAGTTGAGCTGGAGGTGTTTGTTAATAAATCAACAGCTACTCGCTTGAACTCTGGAGAGGAAAAACTTGAAGATATCTTGGTCTTGCATCTTGTCAGAGGGAAGGATTATTTTCTATCCGTAACAGGCAACTATTTGCCAAGTTGCTTTGGCTCTCCCATCCACACACTGTGTTACATGAGGGAACCAATCCAGGACATGTCAGCAGAATCCATTCGGAGACTT ACCCTGATGCCAGTAGACATGAGTGATGAATCTGTTGAGGATGAAAGGCCCATGGACATCCCAAAAGAGCTGTGGATGATGGTGGATCACTTGAACCGCAACGCTTCCCAGCAG GAGGACCTGTTTCAGCAGCCAGGCCTCAGATCTGAATTTGAGCAAATCCGAGACTGTTTGGACACGGGAATGTACGATACTTTCT TGGGCAGCAACCACTCAGTGGCAGaggccctgctgctgttcctggagaGCCTCCCTGAGCCTGTCATCTGCTGCAGGTTCtacagctcctgcctggagaGCGCCAGCAACtacagccagagctgccag aTTATCGCTGACCTGCCAGTGTTCCACAGAAATGTGTTTGAGTATCTGATGGCGTTTCTACGAGAGCTACTGAAGAACTCAGGGAAAAACCATTTGGATGTGAATATTCTTG CCAGCGTGTTCGGGGGGTTGTTACTGCGGCCTCCTCCCGGCCACCCCACGCCCGACATCGCCGAGAAGAGGAAAGCTCAGCAATTTATCCAACAATTCCTCGTCAGGGAAGAGGATTTGCCATGA